The sequence GACGGAGTTAGCGAATAAGAAAATTTGCTATACTAGTGTTAATAATTCAGTCGAAGGAGGAAAACAAATTTGAACGTTCAACGAAGAGATGTAACCAATGATCATGTCAATGAAGATACGATGGCCAAATTTTTCGCTTCCGTTTATGGCTATATGACTTTAGGGTTAGCTATTTCAGGAATCACGGCCTTCTATACTGCTCAAAGTACGTTTATGCTCAATTTAGTTTACGGCAGTCCGTTTGGAATGATCGGTTTATTTATAGCCGAATTGTTTTTAGTCATGAAATTGGCGTCTAATGGTGCGAAGTTGAAATCAGCCGGTGCATCTTTGGTCGGCTTCATAGCCTTTGCATTATTGAATGGCGTTACTCTGGCCAGTATTTTTTTAATCTACGAATTAGGCAGTATTGGATCAGCATTCTTAATGACTGCGGGTACATTTGCTGGAATGAGCCTAGTTGGCTTTTTTACAAAGCGCGATATGTCGTCGTTCGGAGGGCAATTAAGAGGAGCTTTGATCGGTCTGATCATCGCTATGGTTGTGAATGGCTTGTTCTTGCACAGCGGTCCTGCTGATTTTGTCTTGTCGATCATTACAGTCTTTATCTTTATTGGTTTCACAGCTTACGACACTCATAAATTAAAACAAATCTATATCCGTTTTGGCGGACAACAACCGTTAGGTGCGGTGGCTATCACTGGAGCACTTAACTTGTATTTAGATTTCATTAACATTTTCATCAGCTTGTTGCGTATTTTTGGAGACAGACGAAGCTAAGAGCTGTTTAAAATAACTAGAAAAAGCCTTCACTCTAATTAAATTAGAATGGAGGCTTTTTGCTTTTGAGACGTCTATTCTGTGAAGGTGATGAGGGCGAAGGACGAGAAAGCGCAACCGGAAACCACATCGGAACGATATTTAGAAAAGGAAACGTGTTCATCAAATCTAATAAGCAATTTGTTTGATAAACCTGTATAGACGTGGTAAGATTGTTTAGATTAAACGAAAGATTTAATTAAAAGATAAAACCAATGAGGGTTTTGTGAAAATAGATAAGCAGAGGAGCTTGGGAAATAATCCAAGCTTTTGATATGAAATGAGAAATCAGGTGAAACATTCATTATGAATGGGCACTAGGTTTTTATATGGAGTGACAAGCAACAGGTGCATCTGA is a genomic window of Carnobacterium sp. CP1 containing:
- a CDS encoding Bax inhibitor-1/YccA family protein yields the protein MNVQRRDVTNDHVNEDTMAKFFASVYGYMTLGLAISGITAFYTAQSTFMLNLVYGSPFGMIGLFIAELFLVMKLASNGAKLKSAGASLVGFIAFALLNGVTLASIFLIYELGSIGSAFLMTAGTFAGMSLVGFFTKRDMSSFGGQLRGALIGLIIAMVVNGLFLHSGPADFVLSIITVFIFIGFTAYDTHKLKQIYIRFGGQQPLGAVAITGALNLYLDFINIFISLLRIFGDRRS